In the genome of Epinephelus lanceolatus isolate andai-2023 chromosome 18, ASM4190304v1, whole genome shotgun sequence, one region contains:
- the xpnpep3 gene encoding xaa-Pro aminopeptidase 3 has product MLPSTSSLVRSAVRLLPRRNWSRGCVWCPCRNISVKPGGLKPKTVPPRYLGQPSPFTHPHLIKHGEVTPGLSQTEYELRRHRLASLIEAQSDRLGPSASSSTHVVIVLSHPTRYMTNDIPYPFHQNQDFLYLSGILEPDSALVLYGKGRPDQAILFVPRRDPGRELWDGPRSGKDGAAALTGIERVHSTEELCVVLKSLKGNMLWYDSSKPAHPRLHQAHVSPVLEAGPVPHSVRPLIHSLRALKSSAEVALMQEAGHITAQAFKRTMAMSQGDIDEAVIFAKFDFENRIHGANFLAYPPVVAGGNRANTLHYINNNQIIKDGEMVLLDGGCEYFGYVSDITRTWPVNGKFSPAQAEMYEAVLEVQRACLSLCSPGISLDHIYSTMLALLGRQLRRLGIVKASTTDADVLKAARRYCPHHVGHYLGMDVHDTPELSRSQPLQSGMAITIEPGLYICEDNDQAPERFRGLGIRIEDDVVIRDKGGPLILSSGAPKTIADVEKACAQR; this is encoded by the exons ATGTTGCCCTCAACCAGCAGCCTGGTCCGGTCTGCTGTCAGGCTGCTGCCGCGGAGAAACTGGAGCCGAG GATGTGTTTGGTGCCCGTGCAGAAACATTTCTGTGAAACCAGGAGGTTTGAAACCAAAGACAGTTCCTCCTCGGTACCTGGGCCAGCCCAGCCCCTTCACCCATCCACATCTCATCAAACATG GTGAGGTGACCCCAGGCTTGAGCCAGACAGAGTACGAGCTCCGCAGACACAGACTGGCCTCACTTATCGAGGCCCAGTCAGACAGGCTGGGaccctctgcctcctccagcACCCATGTGGTCATCGTTTTGTCCCATCCGACCCGCTACATGACCAATGACATCCCTTATCCCTTCCACCAGAACCAG GATTTCCTCTACCTCAGTGGCATCCTAGAGCCAGACAGTGCCCTGGTTCTTTATGGAAAAGGGCGACCAGACCAGGCCATCTTATTCGTCCCCCGCAGAGACCCAGGCAGAGAACTGTGGGACGGGCCCCGGTCAGGAAAGGACGGGGCGGCTGCTTTGACCGGCATAGAGAGAGTTCATAGCACAGAAGAGCTGTGTGTTGTGCTCAAGAGCCTTAAAG GCAATATGCTGTGGTACGACAGTTCTAAGCCCGCCCACCCTCGCCTCCACCAGGCTCACGTGAGTCCCGTACTGGAGGCGGGGCCGGTGCCGCACTCTGTCAGGCCCCTCATACACTCCCTTAGGGCCCTCAAGAGCTCAGCAGAGGTGGCGCTCATGCAAGAAGCAGGTCACATCACAGCACAG GCCTTTAAGAGGACGATGGCCATGTCTCAAGGAGACATTGATGAAGCTGTAATCTTTGCCAAG TTTGATTTTGAGAATCGGATCCATGGCGCCAACTTCCTGGCCTACCCCCCTGTTGTTGCTGGAGGGAATCGAGCCAACACTCTGCACTACATAAACAACAACCAGATTATCAAG GATGGTGAAATGGTTCTGCTTGATGGTGGTTGTGAATACTTTGGTTACGTCAGTGATATCACTCGAACATGGCCAGTGAATGGAAA GTTCAGCCCTGCCCAGGCTGAGATGTACGAGGCCGTCCTGGAGGTCCAGCGCgcctgtttgtctctgtgctcCCCGGGCATCAGTCTGGATCACATCTACAGCACCATGCTGGCTCTGCTGGGACGACAGCTCAGGCGGCTAGGCATCGTCAAGGCCAGCACCACCGATGCTGATGTACTGAAG GCTGCACGGCGGTACTGCCCCCACCATGTTGGCCATTACCTGGGCATGGATGTCCATGACACACCTGAGCTGTCCCGCTCACAACCTCTACAGTCAGGAATGGCCATCACAATAGAACCAG GGTTGTACATCTGCGAGGACAATGATCAGGCACCGGAGCGTTTCCGCGGCTTGGGTATCAGGATTGAGGATGACGTGGTGATCCGAGACAAGGGGGGCCCTCTGATTCTGTCCTCTGGGGCGCCAAAGACCATCGCTGATGTAGAGAAGGCCTGTGCCCAGAGAtag